In Apium graveolens cultivar Ventura chromosome 10, ASM990537v1, whole genome shotgun sequence, the following are encoded in one genomic region:
- the LOC141689231 gene encoding putative inactive histone-lysine N-methyltransferase SUVR2 isoform X1: protein MAPPSARVLKAFRAMKDLGIAEEVTKPVLKNLLKVYDKNWVLIEEENYRALVDAIFETQDSEEAEKKKAGDHSGEILEEENQEQDESIRPLKRLRLKHQDHQASPSTINPSPNLGATGLKKPKVEADEVGKGQADPQSQMQLATGPQKSNCETVKTGTQSVPEQRITRSRSKQPVTSQSLTVQGKSVPLQTAPADESSPDVTKETQLTSISSPMRARARGKTPQSAQKENISISGRPSDGAQMKGPLVDVGSVLPPKQKISSNTAFIKPKDEPFTDDLPQCEVPITVILPDSLPQGNSSRGKTCTREADDEQPIVSHFADQNAHDDGIVVCPTENRITCKHAEVPDKSSEGVEIASTALGEVKISVSCNSAIGRPDFQMPSLDKVLQTVEAQCLRSYKSLDPSFSLRKLMKDMCECFLALGTSSNGSQKNVDVTPDIGLLGSSTALDSVLSSDGQVVPLNEPINIPCDAEMAISEVPSLPPPCSGVADIVQVDDVNKDQHVVSKGSEIDNLNHSNSQSIVVFKNQPSTDETKFVDDVYDIAKGHERVIIPYANEVNSECPPSFRYIPRNVVFQNAYVNFSLARIGESGCSACSDNCLLSLTPCACSHETGGDYAYTLEGLVKEELLEECISMNRDPKKHCLYYCKECPLERSKNDGILDACKGHLVRKFIKECWWKCGCSKQCGNRVVQRGISRKLQVFMTPGGKGWGLRTLEDLPKGAFVCEYVGEVLTNAELYDRVSSESPNKAHSYPVLLDADWGSERVLKDEEALCLDATHYGNVARFINHRCFDSTMVEIPVEVETPDHHYYHLAFFTSREVKALEELTWDYGIDFDDHEHPVKAFRCRCGSKFCRNIKRSSRSRSSGARK from the exons ATGGCACCTCCTAGTGCACGAGTTTTAAAAGCCTTCCGCGCCATGAAAGATCTTGGAATTGCTGAAGAGGTAACAAAGCCAGTCCTCAAAAATCTCCTGAAAGTGTATGATAAAAATTGGGTACTCATAGAAGAAGAAAACTATAGAGCCCTTGTAGATGCAATATTTGAGACTCAAGACTCGGAG GAAGCTGAAAAGAAGAAAGCCGGTGATCATAGT GGGGAGATCTTGGAGGAAGAAAATCAGGAACAAGATGAGTCGATACGCCCCCTCAAAAGGCTCCGATTAAAACACCAAgatcatcaagcttcaccttctaCGATAAATCCTAGCCCCAATTTAGGTGCAACTGGTCTTAAAAAGCCAAAAGTTGAGGCAGATGAAGTAGGTAAAGGTCAAGCAGATCCTCAGAGTCAGATGCAGCTAGCAACAGGACCCCAAAAGAGTAATTGTGAAACTGTGAAGACTGGAACCCAGTCTGTACCCGAACAACGGATCACTAGAAGTAGATCCAAGCAACCTGTTACATCTCAGTCTTTGACAGTGCAAGGAAAATCTGTTCCCCTTCAGACTGCACCTGCCGATGAGTCTTCTCCAGATGTGACGAAGGAAACCCAATTGACTTCAATCTCTTCTCCTATGCGTGCGAGAGCTAGAGGAAAGACACCTCAAAGTGCTCAAAAAGAAAATATATCTATATCTGGAAGGCCTTCTGATGGTGCACAGATGAAGGGGCCATTGGTTGATGTGGGTAGTGTTCTTCCGCCAAAACAGAAGATCTCTAGTAATACTGCCTTTATCAAGCCCAAAGACGAGCCATTTACTGATGACCTTCCTCAGTGTGAAGTTCCAATCACAGTTATTCTTCCTG ATTCTCTACCACAAGGAAATTCTTCAAGAGGGAAAACTTGTACAAGAGAGGCAGATGATGAACAACCCATAGTTTCTCATTTTGCAGATCAAAATGCTCATGACGATGGTATTGTCGTCTGTCCTACTGAAAATAGAATAACTTGTAAACATGCGGAAGTCCCAGATAAATCTAGTGAAGGCGTAGAGATTGCTTCAACAGCCTTGGGAGAGGTTAAAATTTCTGTGAGCTGTAACTCTGCAATTGGGAGACCTGACTTTCAAATGCCCAGTCTAGATAAAGTCTTACAAACAGTTGAAGCTCAATGTCTCAGGTCTTATAAGTCCTTAGATCCAAGTTTCTCGTTGAGGAAACTGATGAAAGATATGTGTGAATGTTTCTTGGCACTTGGAACTTCGAGTAATGGATCACAAAAAAATGTTGATGTCACCCCTGACATTGGTTTGTTAGGAAGTAGTACTGCCTTGGACTCTGTGCTTTCTTCAGACGGACAGGTAGTCCCTTTGAATGAACCAATAAATATACCCTGTGATGCTGAGATGGCAATCTCTGAAGTACCTAGCCTCCCTCCACCTTGCAGTGGTGTAGCTGACATTGTACAAGTTGATGATGTTAACAAGGACCAACATGTAGTTAGTAAGGGGAGCGAAATTGACAATCTTAATCATAGTAATTCTCAAAGTATTGTAGTTTTTAAGAATCAGCCGTCAACTGATGAAACTAAATTTGTTGATGATGTATATGACATAGCCAAAGGGCATGAAAGAGTCATAATTCCATATGCAAATGAAGTCAACAGCGAGTGTCCACCATCATTTCGCTACATACCTCGGAATGTGGTATTCCAAAATGCATATGTGAACTTTTCTCTTGCACGAATTGGTGAAAGTGGTTGTTCAGCTTGTTCAGATAATTGTCTGCTATCATTGACACCTTGCGCATGTTCACATGAAACTGGTGGTGATTATGCCTACACTTTGGAAGGCCTTGTCAAAGAGGAACTTTTAGAAGAATGTATTTCTATGAATCGTGATCCCAAGAAGCATTGCCTGTATTATTGCAAGGAATGCCCTCTGGAAAGATCCAAAAATGATGGAATTTTGGATGCGTGCAAGGGTCATTTAGTGAGGAAATTTATCAAAGAATGTTGGTGGAAATGTGGCTGCAGTAAACAGTGTGGAAATCGAGTCGTACAGCGAGGAATAAGCCGCAAGTTGCAG GTTTTCATGACACCTGGAGGAAAAGGGTGGGGCCTTCGCACCCTAGAGGACCTGCCAAAAGGGGCTTTTGTTTGTGAGTATGTTGGAGAAGTTTTGACCAACGCTGAACTGTATGACCGAGTCTCATCAGAGAGTCCCAACAAGGCCCATTCATATCCTGTACTTCTCGATGCTGATTGGGGATCTGAAAGGGTCTTAAAGGATGAAGAAGCACTTTGTCTGGATGCAACACATTATGGAAATGTAGCAAGGTTCATCAATCACAG GTGTTTCGATTCAACAATGGTTGAGATCCCTGTCGAAGTTGAGACCCCTGATCACCACTACTACCAC CTAGCCTTCTTCACAAGTAGAGAGGTGAAAGCATTGGAAGAGCTAACTTGG GATTATGGCATTGATTTTGATGATCATGAACATCCTGTTAAGGCATTCCGGTGCCGTTGTGGTAGCAAGTTCTGTCGCAACATTAAACGCTCTAGTA GATCCAGATCTTCAGGCGCTAGAAAATGA
- the LOC141691104 gene encoding uncharacterized protein LOC141691104: MVRTRSGVEVRTIQEPNDEEEIVIEDDDAGIEDEVDENATTGEETTDNLYNVILYYGGHFVHVPFQSYTSNVRKLYKRIDLEKLSIDDLKKLFSGPVGEYDSLYFRTPELKIYLLNAESKPIIIELGKECGNNIVLYVYHVIVPTDESDIEREYSDEDSESDRGFYPNSEESDEDFCYANPPPGYDKMKYVDEVFNMHTPAKDIKFKVGQIFGCKKDFKEAVRSSSMETGRPYQYAHDDLKRVQVVCAHGCPFKMWLGYDKDKDRWQIKSIINDHNCVWNHKNKLVTTKYLVEVFGDRIRKNPNWKLCDMQEEFKRVLKVDVCDAKCSRVRKAALSGVVEKMAEHYAKLRKFGGEILRSNRQNTVKISTTRLQEGDVSRFRRIYICYAALKKAWKDECRPVLGLDGCFLKTVTGGQLLSAVGRDGNNCIMPIAMAVVESENYDSWKWFLELLIADLDLEDGHRKTLISDQQKGLDKAIKELLPQVEHRFCTRHLGANLKGKYPSGAVTDAFWRASTATHPQAFKSAMKELASVSKGAFEKMNQLDPAVWSKAYFKTHSKTDSTENNISECFNSWILKARYMPLIDMLIEIHDMINKSA; the protein is encoded by the exons ATGGTTCGAACTCGATCAGGAGTTGAAGTTCGTACAATTCAAGAACCAAATGATGAAGAAGAAATTGTGATTGAAGATGATGACGCTGGCATAGAGGATGAAGTGGATGAAAATGCGACCACCGGAGAAGAAACAAC GGATAATTTGTATAATGTTATATTATACTATGGAGGTCATTTTGTTCATGTTCCTTTTCAATCGTACACAAGTAATGTGAGAAAACTTTATAAGCGTATTGATTTGGAGAAGCTTAGTATTGATGATTTGAAGAAATTATTTAGTGGTCCTGTTGGTGAGTATGATTCCCTGTACTTTAGAACTCCTGAACTTAAGATTTATTTGCTTAATGCTGAATCGAAGCCAATAATAATTGAGTTGGGCAAGGAATGTGGTAATAATATTGTCCTGTATGTCTACCATGTTATTGTACCTACTGATGAGTCTGATATTGAAAGGGAGTATAGTGATGAAGATAGTGAATCAGATAGGGGGTTTTATCCTAATAGTGAGGAGAGTGATGAAGATTTTTGTTATGCTAATCCCCCCCCTGGATATGATAAAATGAAATATGTAGATGAGGTTTTTAATATGCATACACCTGCCAAAGACATAAAATTTAAAGTTGGTCAGATATTTGGTTGTAAAAAGGACTTTAAAGAAGCAGTAAGGTCAAGTTCAATGGAGACTGGCAGACCCTACCAGTATGCACATGATGATTTAAAAAGGGTTCAAGTTGTGTGTGCACATGGGTGCCCATTTAAAATGTGGTTGGGATATGATAAAGATAAGGACAGGTGGCAGATAAAATCAATAATAAATGACCATAATTGTGTTTGGAACCATAAAAATAAGCTAGTGACTACTAAGTACCTTGTCGAAGTGTTTGGGGATAGGATAAGAAAAAATCCTAACTGGAAATTATGTGATATGCAAGAAGAGTTCAAGAGGGTACTTAAGGTTGATGTATGTGATGCTAAATGTAGTAGAGTGAGGAAAGCAGCATTGTCTGGTGTAGTAGAGAAGATGGCTGAACATTATGCAAAGTTGAGAAAATTTGGTGGAGAGATACTTAGGAGTAATAGACAGAATACTGTGAAGATCTCTACAACTAGGTTGCAGGAAGGAGATGTTAGTAGATTTAGAAGAATATACATATGTTATGCTGCCTTGAAGAAAGCTTGGAAAGATGAATGCAGGCCAGTTTTAGGACTAGATGGCTGCTTCCTAAAGACAGTTACAGGTGGACAGTTGCTCTCTGCAGTAGGGAGAGATGGCAATAACTGCATTATGCCTATTGCAATGGCTGTGGTAGAGAGTGAAAACTATGACTCCTGGAAGTGGTTTCTAGAGCTTCTCATAGCAGACCTAGATCTTGAAGATGGACACAGAAAGACTTTGATTTCTGACCAACAGAAG GGGTTGGACAAGGCTATTAAGGAATTATTACCTCAGGTGGAACACAGGTTTTGCACCCGACATCTAGGTGCTAACTTGAAGGGAAAATATCCAAGTGGTGCAGTTACTGATGCCTTCTGGAGAGCATCTACTGCAACTCACCCACAAGCTTTTAAGTCTGCCATGAAAGAACTTGCTTCTGTCTCCAAGGGTGCCTTTGAGAAGATGAATCAATTGGATCCTGCTGTGTGGTCCAAGGCTTACTTCAAGACTCATTCAAAAACTGATTCTACAGAGAATAATATCAGTGAATGCTTCAACTCCTGGATTCTCAAAGCAAGGTACATGCCTCTTATTGATATGCTCATTGAaatacatgacatgataaacaagAGTGCATGA
- the LOC141689231 gene encoding putative inactive histone-lysine N-methyltransferase SUVR2 isoform X2, giving the protein MAPPSARVLKAFRAMKDLGIAEEVTKPVLKNLLKVYDKNWVLIEEENYRALVDAIFETQDSEEAEKKKAGDHSQGEILEEENQEQDESIRPLKRLRLKHQDHQASPSTINPSPNLGATGLKKPKVEADEVGKGQADPQSQMQLATGPQKSNCETVKTGTQSVPEQRITRSRSKQPVTSQSLTVQGKSVPLQTAPADESSPDVTKETQLTSISSPMRARARGKTPQSAQKENISISGRPSDGAQMKGPLVDVGSVLPPKQKISSNTAFIKPKDEPFTDDLPQCEVPITVILPDSLPQGNSSRGKTCTREADDEQPIVSHFADQNAHDDGIVVCPTENRITCKHAEVPDKSSEGVEIASTALGEVKISVSCNSAIGRPDFQMPSLDKVLQTVEAQCLRSYKSLDPSFSLRKLMKDMCECFLALGTSSNGSQKNVDVTPDIGLLGSSTALDSVLSSDGQVVPLNEPINIPCDAEMAISEVPSLPPPCSGVADIVQVDDVNKDQHVVSKGSEIDNLNHSNSQSIVVFKNQPSTDETKFVDDVYDIAKGHERVIIPYANEVNSECPPSFRYIPRNVVFQNAYVNFSLARIGESGCSACSDNCLLSLTPCACSHETGGDYAYTLEGLVKEELLEECISMNRDPKKHCLYYCKECPLERSKNDGILDACKGHLVRKFIKECWWKCGCSKQCGNRVVQRGISRKLQVFMTPGGKGWGLRTLEDLPKGAFVCEYVGEVLTNAELYDRVSSESPNKAHSYPVLLDADWGSERVLKDEEALCLDATHYGNVARFINHRCFDSTMVEIPVEVETPDHHYYHLAFFTSREVKALEELTWDYGIDFDDHEHPVKAFRCRCGSKFCRNIKRSSRSRSSGARK; this is encoded by the exons ATGGCACCTCCTAGTGCACGAGTTTTAAAAGCCTTCCGCGCCATGAAAGATCTTGGAATTGCTGAAGAGGTAACAAAGCCAGTCCTCAAAAATCTCCTGAAAGTGTATGATAAAAATTGGGTACTCATAGAAGAAGAAAACTATAGAGCCCTTGTAGATGCAATATTTGAGACTCAAGACTCGGAG GAAGCTGAAAAGAAGAAAGCCGGTGATCATAGT CAGGGGGAGATCTTGGAGGAAGAAAATCAGGAACAAGATGAGTCGATACGCCCCCTCAAAAGGCTCCGATTAAAACACCAAgatcatcaagcttcaccttctaCGATAAATCCTAGCCCCAATTTAGGTGCAACTGGTCTTAAAAAGCCAAAAGTTGAGGCAGATGAAGTAGGTAAAGGTCAAGCAGATCCTCAGAGTCAGATGCAGCTAGCAACAGGACCCCAAAAGAGTAATTGTGAAACTGTGAAGACTGGAACCCAGTCTGTACCCGAACAACGGATCACTAGAAGTAGATCCAAGCAACCTGTTACATCTCAGTCTTTGACAGTGCAAGGAAAATCTGTTCCCCTTCAGACTGCACCTGCCGATGAGTCTTCTCCAGATGTGACGAAGGAAACCCAATTGACTTCAATCTCTTCTCCTATGCGTGCGAGAGCTAGAGGAAAGACACCTCAAAGTGCTCAAAAAGAAAATATATCTATATCTGGAAGGCCTTCTGATGGTGCACAGATGAAGGGGCCATTGGTTGATGTGGGTAGTGTTCTTCCGCCAAAACAGAAGATCTCTAGTAATACTGCCTTTATCAAGCCCAAAGACGAGCCATTTACTGATGACCTTCCTCAGTGTGAAGTTCCAATCACAGTTATTCTTCCTG ATTCTCTACCACAAGGAAATTCTTCAAGAGGGAAAACTTGTACAAGAGAGGCAGATGATGAACAACCCATAGTTTCTCATTTTGCAGATCAAAATGCTCATGACGATGGTATTGTCGTCTGTCCTACTGAAAATAGAATAACTTGTAAACATGCGGAAGTCCCAGATAAATCTAGTGAAGGCGTAGAGATTGCTTCAACAGCCTTGGGAGAGGTTAAAATTTCTGTGAGCTGTAACTCTGCAATTGGGAGACCTGACTTTCAAATGCCCAGTCTAGATAAAGTCTTACAAACAGTTGAAGCTCAATGTCTCAGGTCTTATAAGTCCTTAGATCCAAGTTTCTCGTTGAGGAAACTGATGAAAGATATGTGTGAATGTTTCTTGGCACTTGGAACTTCGAGTAATGGATCACAAAAAAATGTTGATGTCACCCCTGACATTGGTTTGTTAGGAAGTAGTACTGCCTTGGACTCTGTGCTTTCTTCAGACGGACAGGTAGTCCCTTTGAATGAACCAATAAATATACCCTGTGATGCTGAGATGGCAATCTCTGAAGTACCTAGCCTCCCTCCACCTTGCAGTGGTGTAGCTGACATTGTACAAGTTGATGATGTTAACAAGGACCAACATGTAGTTAGTAAGGGGAGCGAAATTGACAATCTTAATCATAGTAATTCTCAAAGTATTGTAGTTTTTAAGAATCAGCCGTCAACTGATGAAACTAAATTTGTTGATGATGTATATGACATAGCCAAAGGGCATGAAAGAGTCATAATTCCATATGCAAATGAAGTCAACAGCGAGTGTCCACCATCATTTCGCTACATACCTCGGAATGTGGTATTCCAAAATGCATATGTGAACTTTTCTCTTGCACGAATTGGTGAAAGTGGTTGTTCAGCTTGTTCAGATAATTGTCTGCTATCATTGACACCTTGCGCATGTTCACATGAAACTGGTGGTGATTATGCCTACACTTTGGAAGGCCTTGTCAAAGAGGAACTTTTAGAAGAATGTATTTCTATGAATCGTGATCCCAAGAAGCATTGCCTGTATTATTGCAAGGAATGCCCTCTGGAAAGATCCAAAAATGATGGAATTTTGGATGCGTGCAAGGGTCATTTAGTGAGGAAATTTATCAAAGAATGTTGGTGGAAATGTGGCTGCAGTAAACAGTGTGGAAATCGAGTCGTACAGCGAGGAATAAGCCGCAAGTTGCAG GTTTTCATGACACCTGGAGGAAAAGGGTGGGGCCTTCGCACCCTAGAGGACCTGCCAAAAGGGGCTTTTGTTTGTGAGTATGTTGGAGAAGTTTTGACCAACGCTGAACTGTATGACCGAGTCTCATCAGAGAGTCCCAACAAGGCCCATTCATATCCTGTACTTCTCGATGCTGATTGGGGATCTGAAAGGGTCTTAAAGGATGAAGAAGCACTTTGTCTGGATGCAACACATTATGGAAATGTAGCAAGGTTCATCAATCACAG GTGTTTCGATTCAACAATGGTTGAGATCCCTGTCGAAGTTGAGACCCCTGATCACCACTACTACCAC CTAGCCTTCTTCACAAGTAGAGAGGTGAAAGCATTGGAAGAGCTAACTTGG GATTATGGCATTGATTTTGATGATCATGAACATCCTGTTAAGGCATTCCGGTGCCGTTGTGGTAGCAAGTTCTGTCGCAACATTAAACGCTCTAGTA GATCCAGATCTTCAGGCGCTAGAAAATGA
- the LOC141691103 gene encoding uncharacterized protein LOC141691103 — protein sequence MARRDCLIVPKAKKILDEAVKDACAYSVLWDGRETYVVKGKGTSCSVNLKDRSCSCRIWDLTGIPCAHGVVAIQKARHDIFDYIDKCYSKETYIRCYSHCLDVIRGEDFWEDVEGDTVMPPLIVKQLRGRPKKMRRREGWEGVVSSGKKARLSFSGRKMHCGLCRKEGHKRDKCPDKHLYPEGPKKHKGTPQKEQSAMEEVTQEMHLQQEEILTGEDELMNDTMENMEEPQPGPNQRMKFMPTPSLGNHISTGCTPPASTPPTVAQSAKKKTPRKSVKSFAPPRPKKK from the exons ATGGCTAGAAGGGATTGCTTAATTGTTCCTAAAGCTAAAAAAATTTTAGATGAGGCAGTGAAAGATGCTTGTGCTTATTCTGTGCTTTGGGATGGGAGGGAAACATATGTAGTGAAAGGAAAGGGTACTTCATGTTCTGTGAATTTAAAAGATAGAAGTTGTTCTTGTAGAATCTGGGATTTGACAGGGATACCATGTGCTCATGGTGTGGTTGCAATTCAGAAAGCTAGACATGATATTTTTGATTATATCGACAAATGCTACTCAAAAGAGACATACATAAGGTGTTACTCTCACTGCTTGGATGTAATAAGAGGGGAAGATTTCTGGGAAGATGTTGAGGGTGACACAGTTATGCCCCCTTTGATTGTGAAACAGCTTAGAGGTAGGCCCAAAAAGATGAGAAGAAGAGAGGGTTGGGAGGGTGTTGTATCTAGTGGTAAGAAGGCTAGACTGAGTTTTTCAGGGAGAAAAATGCATTGTGGTCTCTGTAGGAAGGAGGGCCATAAAAGAGATAAATGTCCAGATAAACACTTGTATCCAGAGGGACCAAAAAAGCATAAGGGGACACCACAAAAGGAGCAGTCTGCTATGGAAGAAGTAACTCAAGAGATGCACTTGCAACAAGAAGAAATCCTAACTGGTGAGGATGAACTGATGAATGATACAATGGAAAACATGGAAGAACCACAACCTGGGCCTAACCAAAGAATGAAATTT ATGCCAACTCCAAGTCTGGGGAACCACATCAGTACTGGATGCACACCACCTGCATCAACTCCTCCAACAGTTGCACAATCAGCCAAGAAAAAAACTCCAAGAAAGTCTGTCAAGTCCTTTGCACCTCCAAGACCAAAGAAGAAGTGA